The proteins below come from a single Juglans regia cultivar Chandler chromosome 12, Walnut 2.0, whole genome shotgun sequence genomic window:
- the LOC108999305 gene encoding uncharacterized protein LOC108999305, protein MRGTKNLQGGRAGNRAAARGRGTETLLRAHMLRDERISFLDAETEGPSEIPEEVRIPANEASLSNIDVPAAPPEKKCGRGPARSTEFDRNHKFGKIAVEIKDGQRGVSCQNATMFSTCVTWIVKVYADMRHASWSRVDKQNKDELTDRVRADFVLDWTKSNHRETVAMALAQNIMIITTYCTASTWSIIHMSCNFWRDKVGGQGCCLAMFV, encoded by the exons ATGAGAGGAACCAAGAATTTACAAGGTGGGCGTGCTGGCAATCGCGCAGCAGCTCGTGGTAGAGGAACAGAAACTCTGCTTCGAGCACACATGCTAAGAGACGAGAGAATTTCATTTTTGGATGCGGAAACTGAAGGACCGAGTGAGATCCCTGAGGAGGTGAGAATTCCAGCTAATGAGGCATCATTGTCTAACATTGATGTCCCTGCAG CTCCACCCGAGAAAAAATGTGGACGAGGACCGGCTAGAAGCACAGAATTTGATCGCAATCACAAATTTGGCAAAATAGCAGTAGAAATTAAGGATGGCCAAAGAGGAGTATCATGTCAGAATGCGACAATGTTTTCAACATGCGTGACCTGGATTGTGAAAGTTTATGCAGACATGCGACATGCAAGTTGGAGTCGTGTTGATAAACAGAACAAGGATGAGCTAACGGATCGTGTCCGA GCTGATTTTGTATTGGATTGGACCAAAAGCAACCATCGAGAGACAGTGGCAATGGCACTTGCtcaaaatataatgattatCACTACCTACTGCACTGCAAGTACATGGAGTATAATACACATGAGCTGCAATTTCTGGAGGGACAAAGTTGGTGGACAAGGCTGTTGTTTGGCAATGTTTGTGTGA
- the LOC108999303 gene encoding uncharacterized protein LOC108999303, which yields MGGRKSFVRLMEEKREQAPNYVAFYKEVHWSRKKGRFVTEAAEQNYNMMVELLNEMPPEDAGDDNANANANAVFKEVLGSRSGYVKGLGHLVIPKPSESLLSNREFIRLREENEKNKAEAEGFKRKLESFMVDVSKMQACFEEFDRLNSRVTELESQRESQRETPGDA from the exons ATGGGTGGCAGGAAGTCATTTGTTAGGCTAATGGAGGAAAAG CGGGAACAAGCTCCGAATTATGTTGCTTTTTACAAAGAGGTGCATTGGTCTAGAAAAAAGGGGAGATTTGTCACTGAAGCTGCTGAGCAAAATTAC AATATGATGGTGGAGTTGTTGAATGAGATGCCACCAGAAGATGCGGGGGATGATaatgcaaatgcaaatgcaaatgctGTGTTCAAGGAGGTTTTGGGATCTCGATCGGGCTATGTTAAAGGGTTAGGCCACTTAGTTATACCTAAACCATCTGAATCATTGTTGTCCAATAGGGAGTTTATACGACTTAGGGAGGAGAATGAGAAGAACAAGGCTGAGGCGGAGGGCTTCAAGAGGAAACTTGAGTCGTTTATGGTTGATGTCTCAAAAATGCAAGCTTGTTTTGAAGAATTTGACAGGCTGAATAGCCGTGTTACAGAATTGGAGTCACAGAGGGAGTCTCAACGGGAGACTCCGGGAGATGCATAG